From Thermodesulfobacteriota bacterium, one genomic window encodes:
- a CDS encoding VanZ family protein, protein MTKSSSTATGSERDRDAARYRWVTVLLYMGVIFILSSLSVPDGVKVPGLDKLVHVAAYWVMGFLCVRAIGYGGGRPVGRVVLAGFVLSVSFGALVELWQGFLPGRHLSPFDAAANGVGGFLGARMHKRLSGPGN, encoded by the coding sequence ATGACAAAGAGTTCAAGCACGGCTACAGGAAGTGAGCGCGATAGAGATGCGGCCCGCTACAGGTGGGTAACGGTCCTGCTTTACATGGGGGTTATTTTTATTCTCTCCTCCTTGTCGGTCCCTGACGGGGTGAAGGTCCCGGGGCTGGATAAGCTCGTCCACGTCGCCGCGTACTGGGTTATGGGGTTTCTGTGTGTAAGGGCCATCGGATACGGCGGGGGACGGCCTGTGGGCCGTGTGGTGCTCGCGGGTTTTGTCTTGAGCGTTTCCTTCGGGGCGCTTGTGGAGCTATGGCAGGGTTTTCTGCCCGGCAGGCATTTGAGCCCCTTCGATGCGGCGGCAAACGGAGTGGGCGGATTCCTGGGCGCCCGCATGCACAAGAGGTTATCCGGACCGGGAAACTGA
- the cobM gene encoding precorrin-4 C(11)-methyltransferase, with protein sequence MAEVSTIYFVGAGPGDPELITVKGKKLLEEADVVVYAGSLVKEKILGYCRKGVEIHNSASMDLEEITGIMVKAAREGRRVVRLHTGDTAFYSALNEQASVLEREGMAYGVVPGVSSASASAASLGRELTMPEVSQTVIVTRIAGRTPVPEAEKLSSLASHGATMCIFLSVDKIERVVEELSVGYPPDTPAAVVYRASWEDERVLTGTLGDIAARVKEAGITRQAIIMVGRSLAGDGKKSKLYDKEFKHGYRK encoded by the coding sequence ATGGCTGAGGTCTCCACAATATACTTCGTCGGCGCGGGCCCCGGAGACCCCGAGCTTATAACCGTTAAGGGGAAGAAACTCCTCGAAGAGGCGGACGTGGTCGTCTACGCGGGCTCGCTCGTCAAGGAGAAGATACTCGGCTACTGCCGGAAAGGTGTGGAGATCCATAACAGCGCCTCGATGGACCTGGAAGAGATTACGGGTATTATGGTAAAGGCCGCGCGTGAGGGCCGCAGGGTGGTGAGGCTCCACACCGGGGATACGGCCTTCTACAGCGCGCTCAACGAACAGGCCAGTGTACTCGAAAGGGAAGGGATGGCTTACGGAGTGGTCCCGGGCGTCAGCTCGGCCTCGGCCTCGGCCGCAAGCCTCGGCCGGGAGTTGACGATGCCCGAGGTGAGCCAGACCGTGATCGTCACGAGGATTGCCGGGAGGACCCCGGTGCCCGAGGCGGAGAAGCTGTCTTCGCTCGCTTCGCACGGCGCGACCATGTGCATATTCCTTAGCGTGGATAAGATAGAGAGGGTGGTCGAGGAGTTAAGCGTCGGTTATCCGCCGGACACCCCGGCTGCGGTCGTATACAGGGCGAGCTGGGAGGACGAGCGCGTTCTTACCGGTACGCTCGGCGATATAGCCGCCCGGGTGAAGGAGGCGGGGATAACGAGGCAGGCGATTATAATGGTAGGGAGGAGCCTCGCGGGAGATGGGAAAAAATCGAAGCTCTATGACAAAGAGTTCAAGCACGGCTACAGGAAGTGA
- the cobI gene encoding precorrin-2 C(20)-methyltransferase produces the protein MKIKEKLGTLWGVGIGPGDPELLTLKAVRVIEAAGVVAVPTSGADGGDGGGGRIALSVVKEAVPLEGKELVELVLPMTRDPERLAKAREKAAGVMAERLSAGTDVAFITIGDPLFYSTFSYLVPLVTSRLPELSVKVVPGVSSVGAAASAAGLAIAEGDERVAVVPASGNMKTVAETLKNFDTIVLMKVKSVMDELIDTLVDAGFAERAVFIKRAGWPEEEVVRDITTLKGTEPDYFSMVIVRKGEDG, from the coding sequence ATGAAGATAAAAGAAAAACTCGGCACGCTCTGGGGCGTGGGCATCGGTCCGGGAGACCCGGAGCTACTGACCTTGAAGGCCGTAAGGGTAATCGAGGCTGCCGGGGTAGTGGCCGTGCCCACCTCGGGCGCGGACGGAGGGGACGGAGGGGGAGGGCGCATAGCCCTCTCCGTCGTAAAGGAGGCCGTACCCCTCGAAGGTAAGGAACTAGTAGAGCTCGTCCTGCCGATGACGCGCGACCCGGAAAGGCTCGCAAAGGCGAGGGAGAAGGCCGCCGGGGTTATGGCCGAAAGACTCTCCGCCGGAACGGACGTGGCCTTCATAACCATAGGCGACCCGCTTTTCTACTCCACCTTCAGCTACCTCGTCCCGCTTGTCACCTCCCGCCTCCCGGAGTTGAGCGTAAAGGTCGTGCCGGGCGTGAGCTCCGTCGGTGCGGCCGCTTCGGCCGCCGGGCTCGCCATAGCCGAGGGGGACGAGAGGGTGGCCGTGGTGCCTGCATCCGGGAACATGAAGACGGTGGCTGAGACGTTAAAAAATTTCGATACAATCGTACTTATGAAGGTAAAGAGCGTAATGGACGAACTGATCGATACGCTCGTAGACGCGGGGTTCGCCGAGAGGGCGGTCTTTATAAAGAGGGCTGGCTGGCCGGAGGAGGAAGTGGTAAGGGATATTACGACGTTAAAGGGGACGGAGCCGGATTACTTCTCGATGGTGATAGTGAGGAAGGGCGAGGATGGCTGA